The window TTTGCCCAATGAATGTACTTGCAGCAGAAAATACGGATGCAAAAATGCATGTTGAGTATTCGCCAAATAAAGAAATAAAGAGTCAGGAAGCTGTACAGGTTACAAATTTAGCTTCTGCTGAAAATATGGCCGTGCCCAATAAGCTGGAGAAGAAAGTTGATATTTCACGTATCAAGAAGGGAAGACTGCAGAGTGCTGCTGGGAAAGCAGCAACTTCAGATTCAGAAGTTGCTGCCCAATCAACAGTTGTGGCAGGTACTGTAAGCGGAACTTTATCTGCAACAGGTGACGCAAAAATATATTCTCTGAATTTACAGCCGGGAATATACCTTCAAGCACAGTTGACAACTCCTGCAAATCCTAATTTGGATTATGATTTATATTTGCTGGATTCACAAGGAAATATTCTGCGTGGCTCAGAATACTTCACACAGATTAACGGAACCAGCGGAACCTTGCCGGAAGCTCTGGGGTATATAACCTCAGGTGATGCAACGGCTACATATTATTTATATGTTCACTCTTCAAACGGCGGAAGTGTAAGTGAAACATTTAAATTAGATTATTCAGTAAGCAGTGCTTGTGATAACTACGAAATAGATGAGCATGCAAGTCAGGCGCTTGCATTTACATATGGAACAGCTGGGGCATATGTAAACACAAGAAACTTGAGTTCACCGATAGACAACGATTGGTACGCTATCACAGTACCAAGCAGCAGAATATATGACAAATTACAGATTACAGCCACTACTGCGTCTGCCAATACCTGTTCAGTTCAGGTATATAAGAATGCTTCAACATCAGGACTTGCTATGCAGATGGTAAATCCAAGCGGTAATAATTTCTCTGTTGGCACCGGAACATATTATATAAGGGTGTGCAATGCAAAAACCATGGAAGAATATAACGATGCAGATATTCAGAACTATACATTGACAGTTACTCCCATATTAAGAGCAGACACTATTACAATTACAGATTTAAACGGAACAGAAGGCTTGAATTATGTAGTTAACTATCCAGGCTATGGAGCACATTTCAGGACAGGCACAGGAACGTTAACAATTTCAGGTGTTGCAACTGTAAAAGACCCTGCTACAAATGTTACATATGCCGTTGCAGGAGTGGGAGTTACAGGAATGTACTATAATCCGTACTGGGACAGAAATAACACACCTTCAAATGCTGTCAGAACCGGTACCGGTATAACTGATTCGTCAGGCAGATTTAATATTTCAATTGGTTTGCCTTCGGGAGTGGGTGGTGAAATGCACGATTCAGGTGTTTCCTATCAGTATTTCGATGTATGCGGAGTTCAGGCGTATATGAGCGATAATACAAACGTAAGAGACGAGGAGACCATTTTTCACCTTGCATATTCAATGTATCATGGTTTTTAGTCTAAAATATATTAAGCGACATTAAGTCCCAAATGAGTTAAATAGGAATAAGCAGATATTAAAAGCAGAATATTTATTGCTGAAAAAGCATCTAAAGTGAGTATCGCCAGACTACTTGAGAAGTGGTGGGTGATACTCTTCTTTTTTAGGAGAAAGTTAAATTGAGTAAAGTAATAGTCATAATTTCATGAAAGTGTTGCTCTTTAAGGATTGCTAATTTTACATAAATTCTATTAAATGTTAAACTTTAACTAAAATATCAGTGTGAAAGGAATACTTTATGAATTACATATTTATTTTTTCCGGGATAGCTTTTTTAATAGCTTTAATACATTCGTTAGTCAAGGTTTTCTTTTTAGAAGAAAAATGGGAGACACTAATCTTTTCTAATGGATTTGATAATAAAAATATGTTAGAAATATACTCTTATTTAACGTCTGAAGGTATAAAATGTATAATTGTAAACTTAGAAAGTTCTTCTTCAAGGGAGGTTGCAAGTACTAGAAACATTGTGCCACAAAGACTTGATATTCATAAAAGCCATATACAAAAAGCCCGTCAACTGATATACAAAAAGTATGGAAATACCTTGGGATAGTCAGTTTGATGTTTTGTCATAATAATATGTTACATCTATTTTTAACCGTGCTAATAATTCCCAGTAATTTTGTTGGTTTTCACTTCTTATTTTGGGTATAAATATAATAACACAATATAAAAAGAGGTGTTTACAATGGACGCATGGAGATATTTCAAAAACGGAAATTGGTCCGAGGAAATAGATGTAAGGGATTTTATAGTAAATAATTATACACCATATGAGGGGGATGCTTCCTTTTTAAAGGGTCCGACGGAAAGGACACAAAAACTTTGGAAGAAAGTCAGTGACAAACTGGAGGAGGAAAGAAAGAACGGAGGAGTTCTTGATGTTGATACAAAAATAATATCAACAATGACTTCTCATGACCCCGGGTATATAGATAAAGAACTGGAAAAAATTGTAGGATTACAGACTGACCAACCTTTGAAAAGGGGTATAATGCCATTTGGTGGAATCAGAATGGTGGTAAAGGGCGGTGAGGCTTATGGTAAAAAGATTGATGAAAGTGTTGTTAAGCTTTTTACTGAGTACCGCAAAACTCATAATGATGGTGTCTACGATGTATATACTCCTGAAATGATGAGAGCAAAAAAAGCAGGAATTATAACCGGGCTGCCGGATGCATACGGTAGAGGAAGAATAATCGGGGATTACAGAAGGGTTGCACTGTATGGGGTTGACAGACTTATTGACGATAAACAGAAGCAGCTGACAAGTCTTGAAATGGATTATATGGACAGTGAGACCATTCAGGAGAGGGAAGAAACAAAAAGTCAGATAAAAGCCCTTGAGTACTTAAAACAAATGGCAGAAATGTATGGCTTTGATATTTCAAGGCCTGCTGAAACCGCACAGGAAGCCTTCCAATGGTTGTATTTTGGTTTCTTGGGAGCAGTAAAGGAGCAGAACGGTGCCGCTATGAGTCTCGGCAGAGTTTCAACCTTCCTTGATATTTATATAGAGAGGGATATAAAGGAGGGCGTACTTACGGAGGAGGAGGCTCAGGAACTTGTGGACCACTTTGTTATGAAACTCAGATTAGTAAGATTTCTAAGGACTCCCGAATACGAAAAACTGTTTTCCGGCGACCCTACATGGGTAACTGAGAGTATAGGAGGTATGGGCCTTGACGGACGTACGCTGGTAACCAAGAATTCCTTTAGGATGCTGCATACCTTGTTTAATCTGGGACACGCACCTGAACCAAATTTAACGGTTCTATGGTCAGTACATCTTCCTGACGGTTTTAAAAAATACTGCTCATATGTTTCCATTAACACAAGCTCTATTCAATATGAGAGCGACGACATAATGAGGTATTACTGGGGCGATGACTATGGTATAGCATGCTGTGTTTCGGCTATGAGAATTGGAAAGCAGATGCAGTTCTTCGGAGCCCGTTGCAATATGGCAAAAGCTTTGCTGTATGCAATTAACGGAGGCCGTGACGAAAAATCAGGGGTTCAGGTAGGGCCTATAATGCAGGCAGTTGAGACTGAATATCTTGATTATGATGATGTAATGAAGAGATTCGATGCAGTACTTACATGGGTTGCAAAGCTTTACATCAACACTCTGAATATTATACACTATATGCACGACAAGTATGCATATGAAAGACTACAGATGTCTTTGCATGACAAGGATATATTAAGAACTATGGCATGTGGAATAGCAGGATTATCAGTAGTTGCAGACTCACTGAGCGCTATCAAGTATGCAAAGGTAAAGGTAATAAGGAATGAAGATGGGCTTGCTACCGACTATGATATAGAAGGAGATTACCCGAAGTTTGGAAACAATGACGACCGTGTAGACAATATAGCAGTAATGCTGGTTAAACGTTTTATGGAAAAATTGGAAAAACAGAGGACTTACAGACATTCTGTTCCAACTCTTTCAGTACTCACTATTACATCAAATGTTGTATACGGAGCGAAGACAGGAAATACACCTGACGGAAGAAAAGCAGGAGAACCCTTCGGACCGGGTGCAAACCCAATGCACGGAAGGGACTTGAATGGAGCACTTGCAGTACTTCAGTCAATTTCAAAGCTGCCTTACCAGTTTGCACAGGACGGTATATCTTATACATTCTCCATAATCCCAAAAGCACTGGGAAGAGAGGAAGATACCAGGATAAGTAACCTTTCGTCAATGTTAGACTCCTACTTTAAGGAAGGCGGACATCACATTAATATTAATGTTTTTGAAAGGGAAATGCTTATGGATGCAATGGAGCATCCTGAAAAGTATCCTCAGCTTACAATAAGGGTTTCCGGTTATGCGGTAAACTTTATAAAATTGACAAGAGAACAGCAGCTTGATGTAATTAACAGAACTATACACGAAAATATATAGTTTCAGCCGGACAGGTTCCGAGGGATAAGAGTGACAAATTAATTTCCTTGGAATCTGCTAAGGATTAATTTTCATACGGGGTTGCAAGTTTTAAGGAGGTAATTCTGATGGAAATCAAAGGAAGAGTACACTCATTTGAAACCTTCGGGACTGTAGATGGTCCCGGAATAAGATTTATAGTATTTTTAAAAGGTTGTCCCCTGAGATGCAAGTACTGTCATAACAGAGACGCATGGAGCTCCGAGGGAGCAAAACTGTATACCCCTCAGGAGGTTATGAAGGAATTACTCAAATACAAGAACTTTATAGAAGCCTCACATGGAGGAATAACAGTCAGCGGAGGAGAGCCGTTAATACAGCAGGATTTTGTAAGGGAGCTGTTTAAGCTGTGCCGTGAAGCGGGGATACATACTGCTGTGGACACTTCCGGCTATGTCAATGTTGAAGATGTAAAGGAAACACTTGAATATACAGACCTTGTACTTCTGGACTTAAAACAGGCAAATGCAAAGAAGCATTTGGACTTGACAGGTGTTGAAAATGAGCGAATAAAGCTGTTTACAAGCTATCTCGGTGAAATAGGAAAACCGGTCTGGATAAGATACGTCCTTGTTCCGGGTTATACCGACAATGAAGAAGACTTGCTGGCGGCATACAATTATTTAAAGGGATTCAAAAATATAGAAAAAATAGAGGTTCTTCCGTACCACTCAATGGGAAAAGTGAAATGGGAGAAGCTGAATGTTGAGTACCCTCTGGAAGGAGTGCCCTCCCCTTCACAAGAAGAAGTGGACAGAGCAAAAAACATTCTGACCACGGGAAAACCGTAGAAATTTTACATCTGTTTTCTTACGGTTTTGTATTCATCATTAAATTGAAAGTAGGGGCAGCTGTTAAAGGCTTTTGTCATAAACCTTAGCATTTCATCCTCGTCCAGATTTACCTGACAGTAATAAGAGCTGTATTCTTCGTCGTACAGGTAATTTATACAGCAATCACAGTTTGATTTAGTTTTCATCAGCAAAATCCTCCTATAATATAGTTAGATAGTCCACTGGCAAAATGTCTCATGATTTAAAATCATTGAGGCATTTTGCTTAGTACAGGGTAATCGTTTTCGCAAAAATTACCAGTTACAAAATATGATGCCTGAGAACGGACAAGAAGCTGGTTATCTTCATTGAATATCTGGCCGGAAGCTCTCATAATGGTTTTACCATTGCTTACTACCTCGCCTACCGCAGTCAGGCTGCAACCTACGGGTGAATTTTTAATATAGCTGTTGCTCATATCAATTGTTACAACCCGCTTTTTAAGCGTAATACAGGAAACACCCATAACTATATCAGATAATGAAGCCAGAGTACCTCCATGAACAAAGCCATAGATATTACAGTGCTTGTCTGTGATTTTTGTTTTACATGTAAATCTCCCTTCAGACAAATCAACTATTTCAAGCTTAAGGAAATTTTCAAGTATGGGACTTTTGTATGTTTCCAATAAATATTTATATAGCCATGAAAGATGTTCCTGCATTATGTGCCTCCATTAAATTGTTAAGTTTTAATAGCTAACTATTACCATATATTAAAAAATGCTTTATTGTCAAGAAGCTATGGTGTAAAGAAAATAAAATGATGCAATATTATTTGCCTATATATTTTTTCCTATGTATTGGGAAATACAAGGACACTGAAGTTCCATGTCCTACATTGCTTGATATTTCTAAGAAGCCGTTATGCTTTTTCATTACATTATAGCAGTAGGAAAGGCCAAGACCAAAATTTGAATCTTTGTTCTTAGTGGTAAAGAATGGTAAAATTACACTTGAAATTTTATTAGAGGGTATTCCAATTCCCGTATCTTGAATTTTTATGAAAATAAATTTTTTACTAGTACCCGTTGAAACTCTTATTTCACCATTTTCTCCAATGGCCTCAATGGAGTTTCTGAGTACATTATTTATTACTTCTATTGTATGTGTTTCATCGCAAAGAAGCTGGATATTGCTGTCGTAATTCTTGAAAATATCGATACTGGCTTGTTTTATATCAATTTCATTTAAATTGATTGCAGAGTCAATTATATCTTTAAGAGATACTAATTTTTTACTTAATATAATATCCCTTGTGTTTTTCATTGTTCTATTCATCAAATTGGATAAATGCGAAAGTGAGTTTCTAATAATTATAACGCTTTTTTCTATAATATCATTCTGCGTGATGTTGTTTTCTTGTATGGAATCAGCACACATAGAAATCTTTGAAATTTCACTTTTCAATGAATGATTAATTATACTGATTCCCGGATAAGCAGGTTTCATTGAAGTT of the Ruminiclostridium papyrosolvens DSM 2782 genome contains:
- a CDS encoding DUF6472 family protein, giving the protein MKTKSNCDCCINYLYDEEYSSYYCQVNLDEDEMLRFMTKAFNSCPYFQFNDEYKTVRKQM
- the pflB gene encoding formate C-acetyltransferase — protein: MDAWRYFKNGNWSEEIDVRDFIVNNYTPYEGDASFLKGPTERTQKLWKKVSDKLEEERKNGGVLDVDTKIISTMTSHDPGYIDKELEKIVGLQTDQPLKRGIMPFGGIRMVVKGGEAYGKKIDESVVKLFTEYRKTHNDGVYDVYTPEMMRAKKAGIITGLPDAYGRGRIIGDYRRVALYGVDRLIDDKQKQLTSLEMDYMDSETIQEREETKSQIKALEYLKQMAEMYGFDISRPAETAQEAFQWLYFGFLGAVKEQNGAAMSLGRVSTFLDIYIERDIKEGVLTEEEAQELVDHFVMKLRLVRFLRTPEYEKLFSGDPTWVTESIGGMGLDGRTLVTKNSFRMLHTLFNLGHAPEPNLTVLWSVHLPDGFKKYCSYVSINTSSIQYESDDIMRYYWGDDYGIACCVSAMRIGKQMQFFGARCNMAKALLYAINGGRDEKSGVQVGPIMQAVETEYLDYDDVMKRFDAVLTWVAKLYINTLNIIHYMHDKYAYERLQMSLHDKDILRTMACGIAGLSVVADSLSAIKYAKVKVIRNEDGLATDYDIEGDYPKFGNNDDRVDNIAVMLVKRFMEKLEKQRTYRHSVPTLSVLTITSNVVYGAKTGNTPDGRKAGEPFGPGANPMHGRDLNGALAVLQSISKLPYQFAQDGISYTFSIIPKALGREEDTRISNLSSMLDSYFKEGGHHININVFEREMLMDAMEHPEKYPQLTIRVSGYAVNFIKLTREQQLDVINRTIHENI
- a CDS encoding sensor histidine kinase, whose protein sequence is MFIVYSLMLVFGLIFLSLNPKDSKYRWICFALFTCVIGGLVAHYVKETFGSNMLPKEYFKSSSVKYLPLYLLDTYSFYFFPYSFLMFSMTHALSANAFFLKHKRKIYLIFLMPIILFYLIFNVYPKVNPSLIIIVVWAGIYIILSNSFLIYSYIKADIKAEALIVCITLIPGTSLTVYTDYILVLCKNFSIWNYHDLIAFVSVLIAIFLAMKHGIMGIKIKIEKKDIETSMKPAYPGISIINHSLKSEISKISMCADSIQENNITQNDIIEKSVIIIRNSLSHLSNLMNRTMKNTRDIILSKKLVSLKDIIDSAINLNEIDIKQASIDIFKNYDSNIQLLCDETHTIEVINNVLRNSIEAIGENGEIRVSTGTSKKFIFIKIQDTGIGIPSNKISSVILPFFTTKNKDSNFGLGLSYCYNVMKKHNGFLEISSNVGHGTSVSLYFPIHRKKYIGK
- the pflA gene encoding pyruvate formate-lyase-activating protein; its protein translation is MEIKGRVHSFETFGTVDGPGIRFIVFLKGCPLRCKYCHNRDAWSSEGAKLYTPQEVMKELLKYKNFIEASHGGITVSGGEPLIQQDFVRELFKLCREAGIHTAVDTSGYVNVEDVKETLEYTDLVLLDLKQANAKKHLDLTGVENERIKLFTSYLGEIGKPVWIRYVLVPGYTDNEEDLLAAYNYLKGFKNIEKIEVLPYHSMGKVKWEKLNVEYPLEGVPSPSQEEVDRAKNILTTGKP
- a CDS encoding PaaI family thioesterase codes for the protein MMQEHLSWLYKYLLETYKSPILENFLKLEIVDLSEGRFTCKTKITDKHCNIYGFVHGGTLASLSDIVMGVSCITLKKRVVTIDMSNSYIKNSPVGCSLTAVGEVVSNGKTIMRASGQIFNEDNQLLVRSQASYFVTGNFCENDYPVLSKMPQ